The Primulina tabacum isolate GXHZ01 chromosome 7, ASM2559414v2, whole genome shotgun sequence genome includes a window with the following:
- the LOC142551675 gene encoding putative DEAD-box ATP-dependent RNA helicase 29: MIVAGPEKRAPQHHRDPMAKILAASKSEFKKKQKQSKKSKSGGFESLGLSSKVYNGVKKKGYRVPTPIQRKTMPLILSGCDVVAMARTGSGKTAAFLIPMLQKLQHHVPQAGVRALILSPTRDLALQTFKFMKELGRFTDLRASLLVGGDSMQSQFEELAQSPDCIVATPGRLMHHLEEVDDMSLRTVEYVVFDEADCLFSMGFAEQLHKILAQLGENRQTLLFSATLPSALAEFAKAGLRDPQLVRLDLETKISPDLKTTFFTLRYEEKYAALLYLIREHISSDQQTLIFVSTKYHVEFLYALLREEGIVASVCYGDMDQDARNINVSKFRARKTMLLIVTDVAARGIDIPLLDNVVNFDFPPKPKLFVHRVGRAARAGRTGTSFSFVTSEDMPYVLDLHLFLSKPLRAAPTEEEVLQDMDGVMAKIDQAVSNGETVYGRFPQRVIDLIADRVREIIDSSTELSALVKPSSNAFTLYSKTKAKPSKESIRRVKTLPREGLHPMFKNILGGDELTALAFSEHLKAFRPKQTIIEAEGEAAKSKNHQGKSGQWVDVMKMKRAVHEEVINKVQQQRSKNIVEKEIDSEQSLPNYKHKQVFGSKRKACSFKDDENFISSVPTNQHFEAGLSVRANQGFESNRLEAAILDLNADDNTGLKKQNSSYHWDKRSKKYVKLNNGERVTASGKIKAESGAKVKANKTGIYKRWKEQSHKKVSLKGTNDGTAEGAATSAGNPGFRGDYRRFKGRNNLNSVPNAHIRSEIKDIEQVRKERQKKADRVSYLKGKSKKGKKKFGGKGKRGKAK; the protein is encoded by the exons ATGATCGTGGCTGGACCAGAAAAACGTGCGCCGCAGCACCACCGTGATCCCATGGCGAAAATTCTCGCGGCCTCAAAATCAGAGTTCAAGAAGAAGCAAAAGCAGTCGAAGAAATCGAAATCCGGAGGATTTGAGTCTCTCGGATTGAGCTCTAAAGTCTACAATGGTGTCAAGAAGAAGGGATACAGGGTGCCGACACCTATCCAGCGCAAAACCATGCCTTTGATTCTATCCGGATGCGACGTTGTGGCCATGGCCCGCACTGGTTCCGGGAAAACGGCGGCTTTCCTGATCCCTATGCTGCAAAAGCTCCAGCACCACGTCCCACAGGCCGGAGTTCGGGCACTCATCCTCTCTCCCACACGCGACTTGGCTCTCCAGacttttaagtttatgaaagAACTCGGCCGCTTTACAG ATCTACGGGCTAGTTTACTGGTTGGGGGCGATAGTATGCAAAGCCAATTTGAGGAATTGGCACAAAGTCCAGATTGCATTGTTGCTACCCCTGGTAGGCTTATGCACCACTTGGAAGAGGTAGATGACATGTCATTACGAACGGTGGAGTATGTGGTTTTTGATGAAGCTGACTGCCTCTTTAGCATGGGATTTGCGGAGCAGCTTCACAAAATCCTTGCACAGCTGGGTGAGAACCGTCAGACTTTGCTTTTTAGTGCAACTTTACCTAGTGCCCTCGCCGAGTTCGCCAAGGCTGGCCTTCGAGACCCACAACTAGTGAGGCTTGATCTGGAGACAAAAATTAGCCCTGACCTGAAAACTACTTTTTTCACATTACGCTACGAAGAAAAGTATGCTGCACTGTTGTATTTGATTAGAGAACATATAAGTTCTGATCAGCAGACTTTGATTTTTGTTTCCACTAAATATCATGTTGAATTTCTTTATGCTCTCCTTAGAGAAGAAGGTATTGTGGCTTCTGTTTGCTATGGGGATATGGATCAAGATGCCCGTAACATCAATGTATCAAAATTTAGAGCTAGGAAAACTATGCTGCTGATTGTCACTGATGTGGCTGCTCGGGGAATTGACATCCCATTACTTGATAATGTAGTTAACTTTGACTTCCCTCCTAAGCCTAAACTATTTGTCCATCGTGTTGGGCGAGCTGCAAGGGCTGGTCGTACGGGTacttctttttcttttgttaCTTCGGAAGACATGCCTTACGTGTTAGATCTTCATCTCTTTCTTTCAAAACCACTTAGGGCCGCTCCTACTGAGGAAGAGGTCCTGCAAGATATGGATGGTGTCATGGCTAAAATAGATCAAGCAGTCTCAAATGGAGAAACTGTCTATGGCCGATTTCCCCAAAGGGTTATAGATCTGATTGCAGACAGAGTTCGAGAGATAATAGATTCATCTACAGAACTGTCTGCTTTGGTTAAACCTTCTTCGAACGCATTTACCTTGTATTCAAAGACAAAAGCAAAACCATCTAAAGAGTCTATTAGAAGAGTCAAAACCTTGCCTCGTGAAGGTCTGCATCCGATGTTCAAAAATATTCTTGGTGGTGATGAATTAACAGCTTTAGCCTTTTCCGAACACCTGAAAGCATTTAG GCCTAAGCAAACTATTATTGAAGCTGAAGGTGAGGCTGCCAAGTCAAAAAATCATCAA GGAAAGTCTGGTCAATGGGTTGATGTGATGAAGATGAAAAGAGCCGTTCATGAGGAGGTCATAAATAAAGTCCAACAGCAGCGCTCTAAAAATATAGTGGAGAAG GAAATTGATTCTGAACAGAGTCTTCCAAATTACAAGCACAAACAAG TTTTTGGCTCTAAAAGAAAAGCATGCAGCTTCAAAGACGATGAGAATTTTATTAGTTCAGTGCCAACAAATCAG CATTTCGAAGCAGGTCTTTCTGTGAGAGCTAACCAAGGGTTTGAATCAAATAG GTTGGAAGCTGCCATTCTTGATCTGAATGCTGATGATAATACAGGGTTGAAGAAGCAGAATTCTTCTTATCACTGGGACAAG AGGAGCAAAAAGTACGTCAAGCTAAACAATGGAGAGCGTGTGACTGCTAGCGGAAAG ATAAAAGCAGAAAGTGGTGCAAAAGTGAAAGCAAATAAAACTGGTATATACAAGAGGTGGAAAGAACAGTCACATAAGAAAGTATCACTTAAAGGAACAAATGATGGCACTGCTGAAGGAGCTGCTACTTCAGCAG GTAATCCTGGTTTCCGAGGGGACTATCGAAGGTTCAAAGGTAGAAATAATCTCAATTCCGTACCAAATGCTCATATTCGTTCTGAAATCAAAGATATCGAGCAAGTTAGGAAGGAAAGGCAAAAGAAAGCAGACCGTGTTTCTTATCTCAAGGGCAAGTCTAAGAAAGGGAAGAAGAAATTTGGTGGAAAAGGGAAACGGGGAAAAGCAAAATAA
- the LOC142551676 gene encoding F-box protein SKP2A-like codes for MREKGEGLGLDFEKMMVFGDVGCVNENEIVVCQVGGGLCGGSKMSEWKDIPVELLLRILSLVDDPTVIVASGVCHGWRDAISWGLTHLSLSWCKKNMNDLVLSLVPKFTKLQVLILRQDSPQLQDVAVETITNHCSDLQELDLSKSFRLTDRSLYALARGCPNLMKLNISGCSAFSDTAVAYLSGFCRKLKILNLCGCVKAASDRALKAIGYNCHQLQSINIGWCDRVGDEGVKSLAYGCPDLRALDLCGCVLITDESVVALANNCLHLRSLGLYYCKNITDRAMYSLAHSRVKNKHDIWASVKKNRYEEEGLTNLNISQCTALTPHAVQVLCDSFPALHTCSGRHSLIISGCLRLTSVHCACAVQAHRATHAMAHLAH; via the exons atgagagaaaaaggGGAGGGTCTGGGCTTGGATTTTGAGAAGATGATGGTTTTTGGTGATGTGGGGTGTGTGAATGAAAATGAAATTGTGGTTTGTCAAGTTGGGGGAGGTCTTTGTGGAGGATCGAAGATGAGTGAGTGGAAAGATATTCCAGTGGAGCTTTTGTTGAGGATTCTTTCTTTGGTGGATGATCCCACGGTGATTGTGGCATCTGGTGTTTGTCATGGATGGAGGGATGCCATTTCTTGGGGCCTCACTCATCTCTCACTCTCTTG GTGCAAGAAGAACATGAATGATCTGGTGCTATCACTGGTTCCAAAATTCACAAAACTTCAGGTCCTTATTCTGCGACAAGACTCGCCTCAACTTCAGGACGTTGCTGTTGAAACAATCACAAATCATTGTAGTGACCTCCAAGAGTTGGATCTGAGCAAGAGTTTCAGGCTTACTGATCGATCCTTGTATGCCTTAGCACGTGGCTGCCCTAATCTCATGAAGCTGAACATAAGTGGCTGTTCGGCTTTCAGTGATACTGCTGTGGCATATTTGTCTGGGTTTTGCCGAAAATTGAAAATCTTGAATCTTTGTGGATGTGTCAAGGCTGCCTCAGATAGGGCATTGAAG GCCATAGGTTACAATTGTCATCAATTGCAGTCGATAAACATAGGATGGTGTGACCGAGTTGGTGATGAAGGGGTTAAGAGTTTAGCCTATGGTTGTCCTGATCTCCGAGCTCTCGACTTGTGTGGATGTGTTCTTATAACAG ATGAGAGTGTTGTCGCCTTGGCAAACAACTGCCTTCATCTGCGATCCCTCGGTTTATACTACTGCAAGAATATCACCGACAGAGCCATGTATTCTCTGGCACATAGCCGAGTGAAAAACAAGCATGATATATGGGCATCTGTGAAGAAGAATAGATACGAGGAGGAAGGTCTTACGAACCTGAACATCAGCCAATGCACTGCTCTTACTCCTCACGCAGTGCAGGTACTGTGTGACTCATTTCCAGCTCTTCATACATGTTCCGGTCGCCATTCCCTTATAATCAGTGGGTGCCTGAGGTTGACGTCAGTGCATTGTGCATGTGCTGTCCAAGCTCACCGTGCCACGCATGCAATGGCTCATCTAGCTCACTGA